The Gouania willdenowi chromosome 14, fGouWil2.1, whole genome shotgun sequence nucleotide sequence TGTATTTTAAATGgttttgattgtgtttttttccctcctACTGTAGCACGGTGATTGCCAGTAACATCCTATTGGTGGACGAGATCATGCGTGCAGGAATGTCTTCTCTCAGAGGTTAAAGGTTTAGCTGAATAAAATACTCGCTGGGCTAGTTCGACTGTTGGGTCTCTGCTCTGTGAAGCATCTCATTCTGATGGACCTGCTGTTATTCTCCACCTCAGCCTCTCTGTTGGTCATCTTGCTAAgagtctgtttttgttttgtttttttgtgttttccacaTTGGTTGTTCAACGCTCCCCTTCATAAATGATTGGTTTATTTATGAGATTTtgtcaaaaaatgaataaaaaagcaaAGCACTGATCTCTGCTACTGTTTCTACTCATTAAAAGTTTTGCTGACTCATGAAGAACGTTGTTTTATTGTCTGGGTGAATGAATTTGAAATACCAAGAGTGGTTGTTCTTCGagaagaaaaagtgttttcagcTGCGTTTTCTGGAGAAGATGAAGCCAATGTTGTACAAGCATAACTTTGAAATGGCAGCTATTGCTTTTATTAATTTCAGCATTATCACTGTATTTAGTTTATTAGGCACCACTTATGGATTATATTTTCAATTCTCTACTGTGATACTTTTTGGGCACATTCCCAGTTTAAAAAGGATATCCAAATAAAGTTGAAGTGTACATAAATCCTGTGACCAACACGTGAATATAAGTCAAGGAATATAAtagactaattaaaaaaaaaaacatctaaaatttaaatgtttggaCATGTCGTAGACTTGAAATTAATAATTGAGGCAAAAGCTAGACAGTGCTAGACAAATTGATGATCATATTTAAGaatgtttgtccttctgttttATCTCAATATAAAATGTCCATGACATTgtgaataatattaaaacaaagtttctcttaacatttaaaataaggTGTATCCACGTTTTTGTTGACTTAACAatctaacaaaacaaaaaaaacaactttcacCCACAAAATTTTGTCCCACTGTTTGCGTGGAGCTGCACAAAGTATATAAGACTTCATAAACACGTTTGacatttaataattaaatacataaaaacaggaCGGACAATTTTTTTCTGAGTCCATATCAAACCCGGAACGAATGTTTTCAACACGGAACTATTTTTCGGCTGAACCATTTCCGTTGCAACCTCGATAATGTGAAGCActcttttattattaatacaaagtTTCTcctaacatttaaaataaagtacCCACGTTTTCGTAATTAACAatcttaacaaaacaaaaaaaattcacccACAATATTTTGTTCCACTGTTGGAAAAATACTGTTAACTGTATTTGCGTGGCGCTGCACAAAGTAGATAAGACTTTATAAACACGtttgaaatgtaataattaaatacattaaaaaaaaaggacggACTATTAGTTTTTTCTATGAGTCCATATCAAACACGGAACGAATGTTTTCAACGCGGAACCATTTTCCGGTTGAACCATTTTCGTTGCAACCTCGAAAGTAGTCCGTAGTCTAAAAATGttgatagtttattttaaaaatttgaagACGTTTTGCGTGAAAAAATAGGTTTAGAGACAGActttgtgtttctgtcattatttcaatgatgacacaaacaaacattaagtTTGGAATGTCGCTGTGGATTTTTGCTTTGGTTTCACTTTCAGCTGCGGGTGaggatttttttatattaaccaGTTTTCCTCTTAAGCAACCTAACCATTTAAACAATAGCTGCACAGGAGATGCTGGACATCCCCGGAGGAAAGCTGTTAATGGGAACCAGTGCAGGGAACGAGGGGGATGGAGAGTCTCCCAGCTCAGAGGTCAAGTTGAAGCCGTTTAAAATAGACAAACATCCAGTAACCAACAGTGATTTCAGGTAAATATTCCCCTAAATATTGTAAGGTGAGCCTCACCTTAcaatatttactgttttatttctttgcaGGGAGTTTGTGAGAGCCCAGAAATACAGAAGTGAAGCTGAGAAGTTTGGCTGGAGTTTTGTGTTTCAAGACTTTGTGTCTGAAGAGTTGAAAAGTAAAGTCACTCAGAGAATTGAGGTGAAAGCATGTTTATTTTACCCTGGTCTGGGAgattcatttgttatttttatttttttgtacccactaattagaatattacttaccTTTAAAACCGAGcataattctttttaaaaatacatttttatttttattaatattaaattaaatttcggtgaccttttattttgaaaattcaacCATTACAACACATTTTATTGCACGTAAAGCAAACTGCTCCATGATTGTGCAGTGGCAGAATAATAATCCCAAACTTCCATTTATTTACCATGCAGCACACTTGCTATGTTTTCTaactaattattaaaatattttaatcaagCGTTTAAGTTTGGTTCAAATTAATTATGTGCTTATTAGTTTATCTGGCTATCCTTTGTTTATAAAAGCATTTTGATAAACTGAATGGTTTCTTTGTGCAGtcatttaacatattattataatttatttctccttttttttctctgtgacATTTCGGATTTCATTAAAAATTTGGAATTTTTGTGCAAAATCTGAACAATGTAATAGGAAAAATTACTTGTATTTTGTCTTATTTGCAGCATATTGTTCTTGTTTAACACATACACGTCACGTAAATGGGCCTAGTTTGGCATTTGTAACTGTTATGTAGGAAAAGTCTATAAATGGGTGTATAAATCCTTTATGGAAACTCCAGAGATTAGTAGTAAAGAAACAGTTTTATGGCGTcgttccacacaaacaaatgtacatgtgtaaataaatacagcAAATTATcaaagacaataaataaataacagttgtTTACTTGTCTTTTGtgactgacctttgacccctgtCTTCCCTGCAGCTTGCTCCATGGTGGCTGCCAGTGGGGCGTGTGTTTTGGAGACAGGTGAGACATTCTGCGCTACATACTACTGCACATGCACTGTACACATGTTCCGTCAGTCATCAATAGGGCAGTGCATTGCACACCTAATCAGTTGTATTTACACACTCTGTCTTCATTGTACATCTCCACTCTGCAGCCTGCAGGTCCAGGTTCAGGGATTCGAGATCGTCTGGACTTCCCGGTGGTGCACGTCAGCTGGAACGATGCTGTGGCTTTTTGTCGGTGGAAAGACAAGAGGCTGCCCACGGAGGAGGAGTGGGAGTGGGCTGCACGTGGAGGGCTGCAAGGTGGACACCGTCATGTAgtaatttcatgaaaaaaaattaaaaagtcacAAAGTAAATCACAAATTTAAATTGATCCTCCAGGTCGGACCTATCCATGGGGAAACAAGTTCCAAACCAACAGAACAAACCTCTGGCAGGTCAGTCTGAAGCATCTGTGcttgtttttttcatcaaaaatatttcagtctttctctattattattttcttaaaagaccaaaaaaaggtttttaaatatttaattacatCTCTTCTAGAGTTAATCATGTTTAGATTTTTAACTATAATGACACAAAGGACAAACATCTGGGGAAACAAAAAAGGTATCTGTTTTTATCCTGTGAAGTTTAATTATTGCAGTCGAAGCTCTGCTATGTTATTGTAGTAAAGTATGTGTGGGGAAACatgtactacgaagctagatttcctcttatcgctcTAACTTCCGAGATTTATTCTGTGTTCTGTATTACAATGCTGGTTAACTTCTTTTGGGGCTAATCGCCATGGTAACATAGGCTGAACAGCTAACCTTGTCGGGACGGGGAGTAGGTTATGTTCACGCTAGGAtatgagcgagtactaaagtcccgcttCCGGACCAATCGGTTtatcttagaaaacgacctgccctGGAATAGGTGGGTGAGTCTGTGAACCCGTCGCTgcgtggatctgatgtgacactgacaggagagagaatatttagccattgatgcaatcctttcatttatgacatcctataggaaacatatagatttttatctgatggactgacctacattagtcatTGTCTGTTTTCTCCATCTAATATtagtgatgtaacgattcactcaactcccgatacgatacgattcacgatactgggttcacgatacaattctctcacgatttattttacaaaatgggactctagacaaatttgttttttgggaaaaaaactagaaaatacttaaataatattttccttttatttttcattgtcaaaagaattccttgataaactattcaaacaatgcaatttaactaaaaataaatcttgggggcggtgtttagctcagtgggtagagcgcccgccccatgtacagaggctatagttcctcacctgcagcgggtccaggttcgattcccggcctgggaccctttcctgcgtgtcattccctgctctctctgacccctttcctgtcaagcaactgtcatataaaggccactagagccaaaaaaatcctttaaaaaaaaaaaaaaaaaaaaaaaaaaaaaaaaaaaaaaaataaatcttgaatgaaataaatagaggaataatacaaatgaaaatgaagcctattaatttaaattctggttctataataaacaatgcaaaactgcataatagttatttttcttttaaaagtgcaactgaaaatgtattttgtgccttaacaattggactttaaaaaaaaaaaacgtgatttcactgatttacgtcatatttgtttggaccagcagagggcgctggtaacacagtggtcggttgacatgcagatatcttgcagtgaagaagagaagctatgctagcagacagagctaatagaaaaacgtgacttttacagatattcaagtaatattacagatactctttcggtgctaaaggggtaataaatcatttattaacatatttaagagtagaaggcggccagaaagaaagtattagcagactccgcccgccgcctacactgcgattcaattttcagaaaatcgatatcaaccgtgatacctatgaatcgatttttaactgccttacgattaatcgttacatctctatcTAATATTGTTTAATCTcgctaatttaagcattaactcATCAATTCATGCATTCCTTCGTTCCTGCTTTTTCTctagcaacagtgttgtttttagtctgaattatggattttaattcttcatatttttaaagaattgttcctcaattgtgacaaaAGTCTGCACggtttctctgtgtttgtgattggtcactGCAATTTCCACCCGTCGCCAGGCTgtaatcacctgggttaagtgaacatgtttataacctgcttcatagtacagctgctctgtaaTATTGAGTGTTTGGTTTGGTGAAGCCTGTTAACTGAGTGATATCCTGGATATgcttatccagctttgtagtacaggcccaatgAGTAGGAGTCAATTCaagttttatttgtgtgttttttagggaTCGTTTCCAGATAAAGACACTGCAGAGGACGGATATCACGGCATCTCTTCCGTCACAGCATTTCCACCACAGAACAGTTATGGTAACTGTGCCATAAAAAGTTAAACAATGAGCCTTTTAACACGAAAAGGCTGAATGCCTAAAAACAAATGAAGCTATAATCATAGTGCAGAATGTCTGACCTCTACGAACCGCCTCAGTGTGTTCACTCTCTGCACAGGGCTGTACGACATGATGGGAAACACCTGGGAATGGACGGCCACACCCTTTCCCGCGGCGCGGCCCATGTACGTGCTGCGCGGAGCCTCCTGGATCGACACGGTGGACGGTTCAGCCAATCACAAAGCTCAAATTACAACCAGGTGAGTTAcagacatttgaaaaaaataaacataatccTGTGGACCAAAAGatgggctgtgtttgaaatgtcacactccatactatacaaactcaatgagtatatactgtgtactatatactatacgtatgattaggatgatgagcgttcccactgaagtatatttccaagtttcctaagatgcatttcaaacgtacgacaaaaacctgaagcacactgaggctaaaaatctgttgtagaatatcaacatgtgctcatttgatcgaTAAAATACATCGGAGATTTTCGGAAaaccgccattgtgctactgacaaaacttctggttaacttcaaaacaagagccctatttacgaaagcattaaaaaaaaaaaaagctaatggaagagaagaagagatgcttttgttttgaaaaggggaatgtttgatttttaacttgaagccggtcccaggacaattttatgttccgctcgcaatgcatcatgggacagttgagtatgactagtgtgtccaccgtgcatacttcataAATGttccaatatagtatacatccgtgTCTTTCTTGTGTAGTCATTCTTTTTTCTACTATCTAGCGTGATCTGCTCTGTTCTACAGGATGGGTAATACTCCTGACTCTGCTTCAGACAACCTGGGGTTCAGATGTGCCTCCAGCCACGAGCAGAAGGAAGCAAAGAAAGCAGAGAAAACAGAACTGTAGCAGGAAGTTGAACTAATTCTGTAAAAGCAGAAGCattggttattgtttttattagttttttgatTTATCTTTCACTGTAACAACATGAATCTACAAGGGGCCAATGAGGAGCATGAGACAGCAGATTTCTCCTGTGGAGAACCTTTGTTTTGATAAATGTTTCATTATgacaaatgggaaaaaaaatcgggaaataaaaaaacatagtttatgtacacaaacagaaaatgtgtgttttgtgcgtgtctgtgttctttgtcagaaatgtttttGGAATTCTGACTGGATATATACACAGACTCGGAGAAATGAAGGCCCAGTGCTCTTCCCTCTGCACTGGGATCTGTTCATTGTGGATGGTTTTATGTGACTGGAGAGTAAATCAGTGTTTCAGCTTTGTCACACTTAATCCAATCACATCTTTGGCTGTTACACAACTTTCTCATTCTTAGCAGAGTTGTGTTGTAGTTTGAGTCTGTTTCACATGGTTAAAGTTTGTTCTGTTGAGCCAGACTCTCACAACAAGGTTCAAAattaaaggctgggatacactgtgcgattttttttcaatcgttgcactcagctccagctcaaactgtgcgactaaaacgcagagcccgaatgtgcgcagctcacgattcatattctcacactgtacggaccgacactctgacactatctgactgctcacactgtacgttcatacacaacACGTCGGGGtgttgtttccggaaatgcaatgtacaaattagaagaagaagaacactgaagcgttgccattaaaacagacgaagaagaagaactcggaaagtggagagacactcgcaaatctcagccggtccgtggcacagcttcaactgtgagaaaccctcacgaggagcgacttcaaacatgtttgatttccttacaacCATACGATTGTCaattgcttctcgtgaccccatgtgtcCTGCATCTACACGATGCAggacacgatctagcagagacttgCACGAATCCAAAATCGGcgcaaaatgggccaaaaatcccAGTGTTTGCCTTAAGGgtgcaccatttttttttaatgttcattaatCTCACACGCAAAAAGGATTCAAAGAATTCaaggattcaaagtgtttattttattatcatgtgcacggtaaagaaacatgtttccctcTACAAAGAAATTCCTACTTTGCTCACCACACTGGATgccagcaaaaaaataaataaaattgaaacacaaaaaaaacaaagagaaaaatatagtaacaataattataataatttcaaaagtaatacagataaatatgtacaaggtagaaaagtcaaatataaagtgtattGTGCATAGTGAATTATATACAGTTCTATTGGCTGTTGGCAGAGGGAAGGAAGGAGTTCCTCAGTCTGATGGTCCTGCATTTCACACTTCTGTACCTCTGTCCTGATCATTAAATGATCCGATGTGAACTGAAAGAAACCtgaatacacattttttttgcttccGTGCTTTTACGCAAACTTTTACTTAAAGTGTTACAATTTGGCAACTTAAGTACATTGAAAACATAGGGaaactaatttcataatttgtTTGTAGAGTttcttaaacattttaaatgtgaaagACACAAATATAAGTTGTCTGTCTTGAATATATGAAGCTTCTTTAAACATCAGTTTATAACCCAAACCTACCACATGCTCTAGACTGTAAACTAGTGCCTATAGAAGGGTTTCCAATGACGTCACGAACCACCCACAATTCTGTAGTACGCCATCTTGTGTGTCACCTTTCATTATATACATCCTGACACAATACATTTTTGTACCACGAAgctttcaaaatgacaactaaaccggataaaaatagtgaaaagGAACAAACAATCTACAGAGATAGTTGAAATGCAACTTGCAAAGCAAGGTATTTACAGAAGTTGAGTGAAATCGACAACAAAGATCTGTACGAGATCGGGAAAGGAGAATGTGTGTCTGACGGAGATACGTTCCCGGCCATTTTGTATCCAGTCATTGTAAACTATCTGGTGAACAGTGTAAGTGCCTACACATTggatgaaatgaaagcatacaCGTTTTTGGAGGCATAGAGCGACGGGTGTGTGTGAACTTTTCACAAGCTAACAGGACCATTTTGCAGGAATATTGTTTTTCACCTGGTCAATATGAGGCTTCATAGGTAAGATGACGTACAGTATTACTGTTTGGTCAGTGGAACGAAGCCGGAAGATGGCCGTACCGTTCAGTGAGTACCGCAAGATGGCCGCATCTACAAATGCATCTACAGACGGTAAAGATGCTGCTCCTCACCTGCCgtcagaaaaagacattttgCTACTAAACCCAACAAAGAAATTACCAAACTGCGTTAAGAAATTTGTTGCCTTTCTaacgagctaaaaaagaaagaacctcCTCAAAGCTGCAGCCCAGAGACGTGCTACTGCAGCGCTGCTTTGATGCTAGCTGATGACGGAAGATCACCCACAGACATCAGCAGAGCCGCTTC carries:
- the sumf2 gene encoding inactive C-alpha-formylglycine-generating enzyme 2 isoform X1 — protein: MMTQTNIKFGMSLWIFALVSLSAAAAQEMLDIPGGKLLMGTSAGNEGDGESPSSEVKLKPFKIDKHPVTNSDFREFVRAQKYRSEAEKFGWSFVFQDFVSEELKSKVTQRIELAPWWLPVGRVFWRQPAGPGSGIRDRLDFPVVHVSWNDAVAFCRWKDKRLPTEEEWEWAARGGLQGRTYPWGNKFQTNRTNLWQGSFPDKDTAEDGYHGISSVTAFPPQNSYGNCAIKRLYDMMGNTWEWTATPFPAARPMYVLRGASWIDTVDGSANHKAQITTRMGNTPDSASDNLGFRCASSHEQKEAKKAEKTEL
- the sumf2 gene encoding inactive C-alpha-formylglycine-generating enzyme 2 isoform X3 → MMTQTNIKFGMSLWIFALVSLSAAAAQEMLDIPGGKLLMGTSAGNEGDGESPSSEVKLKPFKIDKHPVTNSDFREFVRAQKYRSEAEKFGWSFVFQDFVSEELKSKVTQRIELAPWWLPVGRVFWRQPAGPGSGIRDRLDFPVVHVSWNDAVAFCRWKDKRLPTEEEWEWAARGGLQGRTYPWGNKFQTNRTNLWQGSFPDKDTAEDGYHGISSVTAFPPQNSYGNCAIKRLYDMMGNTWEWTATPFPAARPMYVLRGASWIDTVDGSANHKAQITTR
- the sumf2 gene encoding inactive C-alpha-formylglycine-generating enzyme 2 isoform X2, which translates into the protein MMTQTNIKFGMSLWIFALVSLSAAAAQEMLDIPGGKLLMGTSAGNEGDGESPSSEVKLKPFKIDKHPVTNSDFREFVRAQKYRSEAEKFGWSFVFQDFVSEELKSKVTQRIELAPWWLPVGRVFWRQPAGPGSGIRDRLDFPVVHVSWNDAVAFCRWKDKRLPTEEEWEWAARGGLQGRTYPWGNKFQTNRTNLWQGSFPDKDTAEDGYHGISSVTAFPPQNSYGLYDMMGNTWEWTATPFPAARPMYVLRGASWIDTVDGSANHKAQITTRMGNTPDSASDNLGFRCASSHEQKEAKKAEKTEL